A DNA window from Robbsia sp. KACC 23696 contains the following coding sequences:
- a CDS encoding TadE/TadG family type IV pilus assembly protein: protein MKRICRGVGAVPVLRRLTGKFARDERGVTAIEFAIAAPFLILIMLGAFEICFDLMMDATLQTATQEAGRAGLTTVVPTGSTRDAQAKAILTRVMGPWLKLPGSSMSYSTVSYTSYANAAAGTGGTANSQGNYGDVAVYTVTLTTTGMTGILKVFGLNTLTFTRSFMVQNEK from the coding sequence ATGAAACGCATTTGTCGCGGTGTGGGCGCCGTGCCTGTGCTTCGCCGCCTCACGGGCAAGTTTGCCCGTGACGAGCGTGGCGTGACGGCGATCGAATTCGCGATCGCCGCGCCGTTCTTGATTTTGATCATGCTGGGCGCATTCGAAATCTGTTTCGACTTGATGATGGATGCGACGCTGCAGACCGCGACGCAGGAAGCGGGAAGAGCAGGGTTGACGACCGTGGTGCCGACCGGTAGCACGCGGGATGCGCAGGCGAAAGCGATTCTGACGCGCGTCATGGGCCCGTGGCTGAAACTGCCCGGCAGTTCGATGTCGTATTCGACCGTGTCTTATACGAGCTATGCGAACGCGGCAGCGGGCACCGGTGGCACGGCCAATAGCCAGGGTAATTATGGGGATGTGGCGGTGTACACGGTGACGTTGACCACGACGGGCATGACCGGAATACTCAAGGTATTCGGCCTCAACACGCTGACGTTCACGCGTAGCTTCATGGTGCAGAACGAGAAATGA
- a CDS encoding SDR family NAD(P)-dependent oxidoreductase, with protein MLLKDKTVIITGASRGIGRAAALECARQGAKVVIGHSGSEGGRRAAASLIDAISAVGSHAIDVGSDAADLDTGDRLVAAAVDAFGGVDVFVNNAGICPFHAFLDMPREVYLKTVDTNMTGAYFAVQAAAKQMKAQGRGGAIIAVSSISALVGGAMQTHYTPTKAGLLSLMQSCAIALGPYGIRCNAVLPGTIVTDINKDDLSDLEKRERMIQRTPLGRLGEPEDLAGPIVFLASDMARYVTGASLLVDGGCFVNLQ; from the coding sequence ATGCTACTGAAGGACAAAACCGTCATCATTACGGGCGCGTCGCGCGGTATCGGCCGCGCCGCGGCGTTGGAATGCGCGCGACAAGGGGCAAAGGTCGTGATCGGTCATAGCGGCAGCGAAGGCGGACGGCGCGCCGCCGCATCGCTGATCGACGCTATCTCGGCGGTCGGCTCTCACGCGATCGACGTCGGCTCCGACGCGGCCGATCTGGATACCGGAGATCGTCTGGTAGCCGCCGCGGTCGATGCTTTCGGCGGCGTGGATGTGTTCGTGAACAATGCCGGCATCTGCCCCTTCCACGCGTTTCTCGATATGCCGCGCGAGGTCTACCTCAAGACAGTGGATACCAATATGACGGGTGCCTACTTCGCGGTACAAGCGGCGGCGAAGCAAATGAAAGCACAAGGTCGCGGCGGTGCGATCATCGCCGTCAGTTCGATCAGTGCCTTGGTAGGCGGCGCCATGCAAACCCATTACACGCCGACGAAGGCGGGTCTGCTTTCCCTGATGCAATCGTGCGCGATCGCACTCGGGCCCTACGGGATCCGCTGCAACGCGGTACTCCCGGGCACGATTGTGACAGATATCAATAAAGACGATTTAAGCGATCTGGAGAAACGCGAACGAATGATTCAGCGTACGCCGCTTGGACGTCTGGGCGAGCCGGAGGACCTGGCCGGTCCGATCGTCTTCCTGGCATCGGACATGGCGCGTTACGTGACCGGCGCATCGTTGCTGGTCGATGGCGGGTGTTTCGTGAATCTGCAGTAA
- a CDS encoding type II secretion system F family protein — MRAEVDTLINLSIMLAGFLALAIWWMVKHGSSRSRISARARQAAFDQQDENALAVLEDEHAGGTGRLGGLSRRLAAFGDKMPLFDAKTRAKLQGTVLRAGMRSRHAVSMVLAIKFSFGVMVAVATIMMGSNLPLVGSFPAARGVAMLGAFMVGMILPEYVLMWIGARRMKAISGYLPDALDLLVICTNAGNSFVLSLRRVADEMASICPPLAEEFALTADELKLSGDTSTALHALGKRVDLPSIKALIGTLIQSMRYGTPITQALRTLSRTERLAHVVSLEEKAAKLAPKMVLPMLVFILPAVVVISAGPAVIQLLAYLNPS; from the coding sequence ATGAGAGCCGAAGTCGATACGCTGATCAATCTGTCGATCATGCTCGCGGGCTTTCTGGCGCTGGCGATTTGGTGGATGGTCAAGCATGGCAGTTCGCGCAGCCGTATCAGCGCGCGCGCTCGCCAGGCCGCATTCGATCAGCAGGACGAGAATGCGCTGGCAGTTCTCGAAGACGAGCACGCCGGCGGCACCGGTCGTCTGGGCGGCCTTTCCCGGCGTCTGGCGGCCTTCGGCGACAAGATGCCGTTGTTCGATGCCAAGACCCGCGCCAAGCTCCAAGGCACGGTGCTGCGGGCGGGTATGCGTAGCCGCCATGCCGTCTCGATGGTGCTGGCGATCAAGTTTTCCTTCGGCGTGATGGTGGCGGTCGCCACGATCATGATGGGTTCGAACCTACCCCTGGTGGGCAGTTTCCCGGCGGCGCGCGGCGTGGCGATGCTGGGCGCTTTCATGGTCGGGATGATTCTTCCGGAATACGTGCTGATGTGGATCGGGGCGCGAAGGATGAAGGCGATCAGCGGCTATCTTCCCGATGCGCTGGATTTGCTCGTGATCTGTACCAATGCCGGTAATAGCTTCGTGCTGAGTCTGCGCCGCGTGGCGGACGAGATGGCGTCGATTTGTCCGCCGCTCGCCGAGGAGTTCGCCTTGACGGCCGATGAGTTGAAACTTTCCGGCGATACCAGCACGGCGCTGCATGCGCTGGGAAAGCGTGTGGATCTGCCATCGATCAAGGCGCTGATCGGCACCTTGATTCAATCGATGCGCTATGGCACGCCGATCACCCAAGCGCTGCGCACGCTGTCGCGCACGGAGCGTCTCGCGCACGTGGTCAGCCTCGAAGAAAAAGCCGCAAAGCTCGCGCCAAAGATGGTGTTGCCGATGTTGGTGTTTATCCTCCCCGCGGTGGTCGTGATTTCGGCCGGCCCCGCGGTCATCCAGTTGCTTGCGTATTTGAATCCGTCATGA
- the rhaT gene encoding L-rhamnose/proton symporter RhaT, with protein MEIIFLGVLLHFIGGAASGSFYIPYKKVKGWSWESYWIVGGLFSWLVVPYIAATLTVPHFTDIIREADRGTLLWTYLFGVLWGIGGLTFGLTMRYLGLSLGMSVVLGLTSALGALMPPLYRDLFTSDTHGTLTSMFHSSGGQWVLFGVAISLVGIALCGRAGAIKEKEVPDETKFESVAEFALVKGMIVAVVSGVLSACFSYGISSGKPLADAALAHGANSLFQNNVTFMVIMWGGLTTNAIWCVFLNVRNKSFSDYRNRNTPLVANYVLAACAGTLWFLQFFFYGMGASRLHNDSSSWVLHMSFIIIVSNLWGLVFREWRGTSRRTQNVLLFGIAVILGSICMVGYGNYLS; from the coding sequence ATGGAAATCATCTTTCTCGGTGTGTTACTGCACTTTATCGGAGGGGCCGCCTCCGGTAGCTTTTATATCCCCTACAAGAAGGTCAAAGGCTGGTCCTGGGAAAGCTATTGGATCGTCGGTGGCCTGTTTTCGTGGTTGGTCGTACCCTATATCGCCGCAACCCTCACCGTCCCGCATTTTACCGACATCATCCGCGAAGCCGATCGCGGCACGTTGTTGTGGACCTACCTTTTCGGTGTGCTGTGGGGCATCGGCGGACTGACGTTCGGTCTGACCATGCGATACCTTGGCTTGTCTCTGGGAATGTCGGTGGTCCTCGGCTTGACGTCGGCACTCGGTGCCTTGATGCCACCCTTGTATCGAGATCTCTTCACGTCCGATACGCACGGTACCTTGACCTCGATGTTCCATTCGAGTGGTGGGCAATGGGTCCTCTTCGGCGTCGCGATCTCCCTCGTGGGCATCGCGCTCTGCGGTCGGGCTGGTGCGATCAAGGAAAAGGAAGTACCCGACGAAACGAAGTTCGAGAGTGTCGCGGAATTCGCCTTGGTCAAGGGTATGATCGTCGCCGTGGTATCGGGCGTGTTGAGCGCGTGTTTCAGCTACGGCATTAGCTCGGGGAAACCGCTCGCCGACGCCGCGCTGGCACATGGCGCCAACAGTCTCTTCCAGAACAATGTCACGTTCATGGTGATCATGTGGGGCGGACTGACCACCAATGCAATCTGGTGCGTTTTCCTCAACGTTCGCAACAAGAGCTTTTCCGATTATCGCAATCGCAACACGCCGCTGGTCGCGAACTACGTGCTGGCCGCGTGCGCCGGGACACTCTGGTTCCTGCAGTTCTTCTTTTATGGCATGGGTGCAAGTCGTCTGCACAACGACTCGAGCTCATGGGTGCTGCATATGTCGTTCATTATTATTGTTTCGAACTTATGGGGTCTGGTTTTCCGCGAATGGCGTGGCACCAGTCGGCGGACACAAAACGTACTGCTATTCGGGATCGCGGTCATTCTCGGGTCGATCTGCATGGTGGGTTACGGCAACTACCTGAGCTGA
- a CDS encoding tetratricopeptide repeat protein, with product MSQNLFFLLSGLPRKVRKPVLSLACGALLIAMSACTTQMTVHASGTPSGPLKTKATPAEEVRLAKVALDHGDLDMARTIYERLIATNPDSVEGLVGLGDTLYAVGDFTRAGVLYDRAHQLAPEALEPMINRGRIAIRERRFDQAIQIYREVLAKLPNNSLAAAGLGTALDMSGDHAGAQAVLREAMTKNPGDPYLATNLGMSLLSGGDVKAAIAVLLDVTRFPAAPPQAREDLALAYGMLGNDKIATELLAQQNMNNDDVKNNLKYYEYLRTHRGYQTMTPTGSAGVISSPLTQMHGQLTETQDIK from the coding sequence ATGAGCCAGAACCTTTTCTTCTTGCTGTCCGGCCTGCCGCGCAAGGTGCGTAAGCCGGTCTTGTCGCTGGCGTGCGGAGCGCTGCTGATCGCGATGAGTGCCTGTACGACGCAGATGACCGTGCATGCTTCCGGGACACCCTCGGGTCCGTTGAAGACCAAGGCCACGCCCGCTGAAGAGGTACGTTTGGCGAAAGTCGCCCTCGATCATGGCGATCTGGATATGGCCCGCACGATCTATGAACGCCTGATCGCCACCAACCCGGATTCGGTCGAAGGGCTGGTGGGTCTCGGCGACACCTTGTACGCGGTAGGCGACTTCACCCGCGCGGGGGTGCTGTACGACCGCGCGCATCAACTGGCGCCGGAGGCATTGGAGCCGATGATCAATCGCGGACGCATCGCGATTCGTGAGCGACGCTTCGACCAGGCAATTCAGATCTATCGTGAAGTGCTGGCGAAGTTGCCGAATAACTCGCTGGCCGCTGCCGGACTCGGCACGGCCTTGGATATGAGCGGCGACCATGCCGGCGCGCAAGCGGTGCTGCGCGAGGCAATGACGAAAAATCCAGGTGATCCGTATCTGGCCACGAATCTGGGCATGTCTTTGCTGAGTGGTGGCGATGTGAAAGCCGCGATCGCCGTCTTGCTGGACGTGACGCGCTTCCCGGCCGCACCGCCGCAAGCGCGTGAAGATCTGGCGTTGGCGTATGGCATGCTTGGCAACGACAAGATCGCCACCGAGTTGCTCGCGCAGCAGAACATGAACAACGATGACGTGAAAAACAATCTCAAATACTACGAGTACCTTCGCACGCATCGCGGTTATCAAACCATGACGCCGACCGGGTCGGCCGGCGTGATCTCGTCGCCGTTGACGCAGATGCACGGACAGCTGACCGAGACGCAGGATATCAAATGA
- a CDS encoding type II secretion system F family protein, with amino-acid sequence MTLDGMIPLLAALSTFIIGVMVLLLQDLRKQLPDARIRQRIEGEFGLEKEKSGRSRKKKPAEVMFTIERPDEGLWTKYVTPKLTRLAAVSGNNGVKIIIAVAVGVLLESVIASQLMPIPAWIRAVSVVVEMPLAVIWTYRMLVERFRRRFLEAFPDAIDTILRAVRAGVPVTQVIATVADEAPAPLNREFRIMADSLQVGRDITDVLETATRRIEIADFAFFCVCLTLQRETGGQLGETLDNLANIVRTRREIRQKTKALTGEARITTKILVALPFAVMGGMYFLNNDYLMTLFTTQAGHKLLTVAAIAMIFGVIVITKMSKLDTSR; translated from the coding sequence GTGACGCTCGATGGCATGATTCCGCTGCTGGCGGCCCTGTCGACGTTCATCATCGGGGTGATGGTGCTGCTATTGCAGGACCTGCGCAAGCAATTGCCGGATGCTCGGATTCGTCAACGGATCGAGGGCGAGTTCGGCCTGGAAAAAGAAAAATCGGGACGTAGCAGAAAGAAGAAGCCTGCCGAGGTGATGTTCACCATCGAACGTCCCGACGAAGGCCTCTGGACCAAGTACGTGACCCCCAAGCTGACGCGGCTCGCGGCCGTGTCTGGCAATAACGGCGTGAAGATCATTATCGCGGTCGCGGTGGGCGTGTTGCTGGAGTCGGTGATCGCATCGCAATTGATGCCGATTCCCGCATGGATTCGCGCGGTGTCCGTGGTTGTCGAGATGCCGCTGGCGGTGATCTGGACGTATCGGATGTTGGTCGAGCGGTTTCGCCGCCGCTTCCTGGAAGCCTTTCCCGATGCCATCGATACGATCCTGCGCGCGGTTCGTGCCGGGGTGCCGGTTACGCAAGTGATTGCCACGGTGGCCGACGAAGCGCCTGCGCCGTTGAATCGCGAATTTCGGATCATGGCCGACTCGCTGCAAGTGGGCCGGGATATTACCGACGTGCTGGAGACGGCCACGCGCCGTATCGAAATCGCCGATTTCGCCTTCTTCTGCGTGTGCCTGACGTTGCAGCGCGAGACCGGTGGCCAGCTCGGGGAGACCTTGGACAATCTGGCGAACATCGTGCGTACGCGCCGTGAAATCCGGCAAAAGACGAAGGCCTTGACCGGTGAAGCCCGTATCACGACCAAGATTCTGGTGGCCTTGCCGTTTGCGGTCATGGGCGGGATGTACTTCCTGAACAATGACTACCTGATGACCTTGTTCACGACGCAAGCCGGTCACAAGCTCCTGACCGTTGCGGCGATCGCGATGATTTTCGGCGTGATCGTCATTACCAAGATGTCCAAGCTGGATACGTCGCGATGA
- a CDS encoding Flp family type IVb pilin — MLKFLKSFVRDERGVSAIEYTLLATIAVLALAGLGTNYRTAIGNLFSNLYSIVSRN, encoded by the coding sequence ATGCTGAAGTTTCTGAAATCGTTCGTTCGTGACGAGCGCGGCGTCAGCGCCATCGAATACACCTTGCTCGCGACTATCGCGGTCTTGGCCTTGGCCGGACTCGGCACGAACTATCGTACGGCAATCGGGAATCTGTTCTCGAATTTGTATTCCATCGTTAGCCGTAATTAA
- a CDS encoding amidohydrolase family protein — translation MPLYDGPIIDSHIHLFDTRRAQGIPWPAPGDVRYEPSLPEHYRPLASAHGITRAIVVEASPWFDDNQWLARVLHEATASSVGQDVDIAGYVGNLDLRDSRFERQLTELIDNTPLLGLRYGNLWERSLLEDMQRPECMTALRALSEHRLALDSANPDPALIKALLHITDALPMLTVIVDHLPNAQVPVAARDAYEHDLRSLASRPTVFAKLSEIPQQIDGTTVLDPTRYQSRFDLLAAEFGEDRILFGSDWPNSKALATFDDTVTLTKHLMRGRSPVACAKFFADNAVRAYGLTDRGSR, via the coding sequence ATGCCCCTCTACGATGGCCCGATCATCGATTCGCATATTCATCTATTCGATACACGGCGTGCGCAAGGTATCCCCTGGCCAGCGCCAGGCGACGTGCGCTACGAACCCAGCCTGCCGGAGCACTATCGTCCACTGGCCAGCGCACATGGCATCACACGGGCGATCGTCGTAGAAGCCAGCCCATGGTTCGACGATAATCAGTGGCTTGCACGCGTGCTGCATGAGGCGACGGCATCATCGGTCGGACAGGATGTCGACATTGCCGGATACGTCGGGAATCTCGATCTACGCGATAGTCGATTCGAACGGCAACTGACCGAACTCATCGATAACACACCGCTGCTAGGCCTGCGCTACGGCAATCTATGGGAGCGCAGCCTCTTGGAGGATATGCAGCGCCCCGAATGCATGACCGCTCTGCGAGCACTGTCCGAACATCGTCTCGCGCTCGACAGCGCAAATCCGGACCCAGCCTTGATCAAGGCGCTATTACACATCACCGATGCGCTTCCAATGCTAACGGTGATCGTCGATCATTTGCCGAATGCACAGGTGCCCGTCGCGGCACGCGATGCTTACGAGCACGATCTGCGCAGCTTGGCGAGCCGCCCCACCGTCTTTGCAAAACTCTCTGAAATTCCGCAACAAATCGACGGAACGACGGTGCTCGATCCGACACGATATCAATCCCGCTTCGACCTCCTTGCCGCCGAATTTGGCGAGGACCGCATCCTATTCGGCAGCGATTGGCCGAATAGCAAGGCTTTGGCCACGTTCGACGATACGGTAACGCTGACGAAGCATTTGATGCGCGGGCGCAGCCCTGTCGCGTGTGCAAAATTCTTCGCTGACAACGCCGTCCGTGCGTATGGCCTGACCGATCGCGGCTCGCGCTGA
- a CDS encoding NADP-dependent oxidoreductase — translation MTALRRIVLNSRPQGVPTSDNFRLEESTLPEPNDGEVSLRVRYLSLDPYMRGRMSDAKSYAPPVPLGGVMAGETLCEVLASRHAGFSTGDTVLAATGWCSHAVLSGDSVRHADTHGAAITTALGVLGMPGFTAYSGLKIIGQPKAGDTVVVAAASGPVGSLVGQLAKLYGARAVGIAGGADKCRYVKETLGFDAVIDHRSPNLAADLQAACPKGIDVYFENVGGAIWEAVFPLLNQYARVPVCGLVAEYNAPVSAGHDRLPAVMSAILRRSLQVRGFINYEFTDDYFSTFQREIGPRVAAGEIKYREDIVDGLDNAPEAFIGMLSGRNFGKLLVRVEAD, via the coding sequence GTGACCGCATTGCGACGTATCGTATTGAACAGTCGGCCCCAAGGCGTACCGACCTCGGACAATTTCCGACTCGAAGAATCGACCTTACCGGAGCCGAATGACGGAGAGGTCTCCCTTCGCGTCCGCTATCTGTCGCTCGATCCCTATATGCGCGGCAGGATGAGCGACGCGAAGTCCTATGCGCCTCCGGTCCCCCTCGGCGGCGTCATGGCAGGCGAGACGCTATGCGAGGTCCTCGCCTCGCGGCACGCCGGCTTCTCGACGGGCGATACGGTGCTCGCCGCCACAGGTTGGTGCAGCCACGCCGTCCTGTCGGGCGATTCGGTCCGCCACGCCGACACCCACGGCGCCGCGATAACCACCGCGCTCGGTGTTCTCGGCATGCCGGGATTCACCGCCTATAGCGGACTGAAGATCATCGGTCAGCCGAAAGCCGGCGACACCGTCGTAGTGGCCGCCGCATCGGGGCCGGTCGGCTCCTTGGTCGGGCAACTGGCCAAACTGTATGGCGCGCGCGCCGTCGGGATTGCCGGCGGCGCCGACAAATGCCGCTACGTCAAGGAAACGCTCGGCTTCGATGCCGTGATCGACCACCGCTCCCCGAACCTCGCTGCGGATCTCCAGGCTGCCTGCCCGAAAGGCATCGATGTTTATTTCGAGAATGTCGGTGGCGCGATCTGGGAGGCCGTTTTTCCGCTATTGAATCAATACGCGCGTGTCCCCGTCTGCGGTCTCGTCGCGGAATATAACGCTCCCGTTTCAGCCGGACATGATCGGCTCCCCGCCGTGATGTCGGCAATACTGCGTCGAAGCCTGCAGGTTCGCGGATTTATCAATTACGAATTCACCGACGATTACTTTTCCACGTTTCAACGCGAAATCGGTCCCCGCGTGGCGGCAGGCGAGATCAAATACCGTGAAGACATCGTAGATGGTCTAGACAATGCACCGGAGGCTTTTATCGGGATGCTGTCAGGACGCAACTTCGGTAAGTTATTGGTACGAGTCGAAGCAGATTAA
- a CDS encoding LysR substrate-binding domain-containing protein, with product MSVTDRNVDLISQNIDCAIRSSGDDPNSIFHQIGSFAWTLCGSPAFFKKHPIPRHPDDIGARNIPIAGYFSATTGLMLPIHFRPGTEKITLAQPRHDIAVSESNAHLASVLNGLGMINALDFMVRPAIEAGALVAVLEDWRTDPMPVFVAYPPSRRYNTKVRVFVDWVSALFADHIR from the coding sequence TTGAGCGTCACCGATCGCAATGTCGATCTGATATCGCAGAACATCGACTGCGCGATTCGAAGCTCCGGCGATGACCCGAATTCGATTTTCCATCAGATCGGATCGTTTGCTTGGACCCTGTGCGGCAGTCCGGCATTTTTTAAGAAGCACCCTATCCCGCGTCATCCCGACGACATCGGCGCGCGCAATATTCCGATCGCGGGCTATTTCTCCGCGACAACCGGATTGATGCTGCCGATCCACTTCCGGCCCGGCACCGAAAAGATCACGCTCGCACAACCACGCCACGATATCGCGGTCAGCGAAAGCAACGCGCATCTCGCCAGCGTGCTGAACGGGCTCGGCATGATCAACGCTCTCGATTTCATGGTGCGTCCAGCGATCGAGGCGGGTGCGCTCGTGGCGGTTCTCGAAGATTGGCGCACGGATCCCATGCCCGTCTTTGTCGCCTACCCGCCTAGCCGGCGGTACAACACCAAGGTCAGAGTCTTCGTGGACTGGGTCAGCGCGCTGTTCGCCGATCACATACGCTAG
- a CDS encoding VWA domain-containing protein encodes MKYFSTPWRRRARGQASDAVFRPAFSVDDRGAVTLMFAVMGGMLVCGMTVMISVIEVGWGQSRAQNQIDAASIAMGVSTYHTSLTATQLKADYMNYLKANSQNDAIDPTILPANVTITTTTGTGGAVTYSVSVKTTLSLIAPAAIASAFGLSGKPVVGTSTTTAGGSTVDMTVVNAVQRIPQSTIELVMVLDNTGSMAQAAASGSSASKMDGLKTAATTLINSLLPTSSTSSTTSTATNTYVGLVPFASTVNVKGALSTSGSWLSQTFTYNSTGVNMANWGGCVAEPRTASPNKYLYPQPYTPSSSTKFTPYYYNVPPGGLTTRDYSRSTGRNGNGSNGTLCTNNYSTSTVYGVPTGGTLTFSNGVPNYCSNPGDGGAGNGITYFWDTSSSYNLYDESVSQNTDCISQPATFLTTNPSTLKTAVNNMVSSGSTIIPTGILWGWRMLSSTWSQSVAGTGNGWVSTDTSLPKLETTTGLQRVMVVLTDGENDVGVQYLTPNDLYFNGLSGVGDGTLTAPTVVRSDGTTLANGRMDSVELHNNTLQSGGVGWPDDINTFQLAACTAIKNSGITIYAITFGTVSDVAAATMQSCATTGNYYHAPDNASLNTIFNQIAGNLGILRLTQ; translated from the coding sequence ATGAAATATTTCTCCACTCCTTGGCGCAGACGCGCGCGCGGGCAGGCGTCCGATGCGGTTTTCCGTCCGGCGTTTTCGGTCGACGATCGGGGCGCCGTCACGCTGATGTTCGCTGTGATGGGCGGCATGCTCGTTTGCGGCATGACCGTCATGATTTCGGTGATCGAAGTCGGCTGGGGGCAATCGCGCGCGCAGAACCAGATCGATGCGGCGAGCATTGCGATGGGGGTATCGACGTACCACACGTCGCTGACGGCTACGCAGTTGAAAGCCGACTATATGAATTACCTGAAGGCGAATAGTCAGAACGACGCCATCGATCCCACGATATTGCCCGCGAACGTCACCATCACGACCACCACGGGTACCGGCGGTGCCGTGACGTATTCGGTCAGTGTGAAGACCACGTTGAGCTTGATCGCGCCCGCCGCGATCGCCAGCGCGTTTGGCTTGAGTGGCAAGCCGGTTGTCGGGACTAGTACGACGACGGCCGGTGGCTCCACCGTCGATATGACGGTGGTGAATGCAGTACAACGCATCCCACAAAGTACGATCGAGCTCGTGATGGTGCTGGATAACACCGGTTCCATGGCGCAGGCCGCTGCCAGCGGGTCGTCCGCCAGCAAGATGGATGGCTTGAAGACGGCGGCAACCACGTTGATTAACAGTCTGTTGCCAACGAGTTCGACCAGCAGTACGACATCGACCGCGACCAATACCTATGTCGGTCTGGTTCCGTTCGCGAGTACCGTCAACGTCAAGGGCGCTTTATCGACCAGCGGTTCCTGGCTGTCGCAGACGTTCACCTATAACAGCACCGGCGTGAACATGGCGAACTGGGGCGGTTGTGTGGCCGAGCCGCGGACGGCATCGCCGAACAAATACCTGTACCCGCAGCCCTATACGCCAAGCTCGTCGACAAAGTTCACGCCGTATTACTACAACGTTCCGCCCGGCGGTCTGACGACGCGTGACTACTCGCGCTCGACCGGTAGGAACGGTAACGGCAGCAACGGCACGCTTTGTACCAATAACTACAGCACGTCGACTGTCTATGGCGTGCCGACAGGCGGAACGCTGACGTTCTCGAATGGCGTACCCAACTATTGCAGCAATCCTGGCGACGGTGGCGCCGGTAACGGTATTACGTATTTCTGGGATACCTCGTCCTCGTATAACCTCTACGATGAGTCGGTCTCGCAGAACACCGATTGCATTTCGCAGCCGGCTACTTTCCTGACGACGAATCCGAGCACGTTGAAGACGGCGGTCAACAATATGGTCTCGAGTGGCTCGACCATCATTCCGACCGGTATTTTGTGGGGCTGGCGCATGTTGTCGTCGACGTGGTCACAATCGGTGGCGGGCACGGGGAATGGTTGGGTCAGCACTGACACCAGTTTGCCGAAGTTGGAGACGACCACCGGGCTGCAGCGCGTGATGGTCGTGCTGACGGACGGTGAAAACGATGTGGGCGTGCAGTACTTGACGCCGAACGACCTCTACTTCAACGGCTTGTCCGGTGTGGGCGATGGGACCTTGACGGCGCCGACGGTCGTACGTTCCGATGGTACGACGTTGGCGAATGGACGAATGGACTCGGTCGAACTGCACAATAATACCTTGCAGTCGGGGGGCGTCGGTTGGCCGGACGATATCAATACGTTCCAGCTCGCGGCCTGTACGGCGATCAAGAACAGCGGCATTACGATTTACGCGATCACCTTCGGCACGGTGTCCGATGTCGCTGCGGCCACGATGCAGAGCTGCGCCACGACGGGTAACTACTATCATGCTCCGGACAATGCATCGCTGAACACGATCTTCAATCAGATCGCGGGCAACCTCGGTATCTTGCGACTGACGCAATAA
- a CDS encoding TadE/TadG family type IV pilus assembly protein: MMRPIPTLRRTSVARVEARARRAGRASRFERGAAALELTIILPLALMLLLGFIDIYNYMRTQSTVEHTAFMLADSLSMMTQVFNDTGTTNSNALGSVWVAANLIAKPLALSTNGGVVITSVCDSATCTSTTADRTSVATGTPKIWWQASAPWNVSTSVTKETSSAILPSYWPFRSTDSALVVEVFYVYDPFPLVRGFWPSAPGKTTLYKRVYVRPRNNYPLPLKDKSLE; this comes from the coding sequence ATGATGCGTCCTATTCCAACCTTGCGGCGGACGTCCGTCGCGCGTGTAGAGGCCCGTGCGCGTCGCGCCGGACGTGCCTCGCGTTTCGAGCGCGGTGCCGCCGCGCTCGAGCTCACGATCATCTTGCCGTTGGCCCTGATGCTGTTGCTCGGGTTCATCGATATCTACAACTACATGCGCACCCAGAGTACCGTCGAACACACGGCGTTCATGTTGGCCGATTCGCTGTCGATGATGACGCAGGTGTTCAACGATACCGGCACCACGAATTCGAACGCGCTCGGCTCCGTCTGGGTTGCCGCCAACCTTATCGCGAAGCCGCTTGCTTTGTCGACCAATGGCGGTGTGGTGATTACATCGGTCTGCGATAGTGCGACGTGTACTTCGACGACGGCCGATAGAACATCGGTCGCGACGGGGACGCCGAAGATCTGGTGGCAGGCGTCGGCGCCGTGGAATGTGTCGACGTCGGTGACGAAGGAGACATCGTCGGCGATTCTCCCGTCGTATTGGCCCTTCCGCAGTACCGATTCCGCATTGGTTGTCGAGGTGTTCTATGTGTACGACCCATTCCCTCTGGTAAGAGGATTCTGGCCGTCGGCACCCGGCAAGACAACGCTCTACAAGCGTGTCTATGTGCGCCCTCGCAACAACTACCCGCTGCCGTTGAAAGATAAGAGCTTGGAGTAA